Proteins from a single region of Nocardioides oleivorans:
- a CDS encoding HAD family hydrolase — protein MKAVLWDMDGTLVDTEPYWIETEYAMAEKYGGTWSQEHAMNLVGNALLDSGDYIRVHMGIDRTPQQIVDELLDGVVTRVQDDVPWRPGALELLTDLNGNGVPCALVTMSWQRFVTPILAHLPEGTFTTVVTGDRVEFGKPHPEPYLTAAAELGLDPADCVAIEDSNVGAKSAAAAGCTVLCVPHHVPILEGERRVFADTLSGLDTAAVRRLTRPV, from the coding sequence ATGAAGGCTGTGCTCTGGGACATGGACGGCACCCTCGTCGACACCGAGCCGTACTGGATCGAGACCGAGTACGCGATGGCGGAGAAGTACGGCGGCACGTGGTCGCAGGAGCACGCCATGAACCTCGTGGGCAACGCGCTGCTCGACTCGGGCGACTACATCCGCGTGCACATGGGCATCGACCGCACGCCGCAGCAGATCGTCGACGAGCTGCTGGACGGCGTCGTCACCCGGGTCCAGGACGACGTGCCGTGGCGCCCCGGGGCCCTCGAGCTGCTCACCGACCTCAACGGCAACGGCGTGCCCTGCGCGCTCGTGACGATGTCGTGGCAGCGGTTCGTCACCCCGATCCTCGCCCACCTGCCGGAGGGCACCTTCACGACCGTCGTCACCGGCGACCGCGTCGAGTTCGGCAAGCCGCACCCCGAGCCGTACCTCACGGCGGCCGCCGAGCTCGGCCTCGACCCCGCCGACTGCGTGGCGATCGAGGACTCCAACGTCGGGGCGAAGTCCGCCGCCGCGGCCGGGTGCACCGTGCTGTGCGTGCCGCACCACGTGCCGATCCTCGAGGGGGAGCGACGTGTCTTCGCGGACACCTTGTCCGGCCTCGACACCGCAGCAGTGCGGCGGTTGACCAGACCGGTGTGA
- a CDS encoding RES domain-containing protein: protein MVTGDRIPKAPATPDALKSFPDETVPLGTEVWRVHGAGYGPWFFGETQRFSLQSPNGTCHVALNSNTAVLETVVRGARAVALIDLQTRRIRRLRLPRAFRVANFFDPLATGWGVTRRFGTDFPYDRCQGWASAFKTDGFGGIRFWANHDVTDAGVSLALFGPVGERKGWARGTAERLDSAYWLDVLRSELGIGVFDTHSTGLTFGPLN from the coding sequence ATGGTGACGGGCGATAGGATTCCGAAGGCGCCAGCAACGCCGGACGCCTTGAAGTCTTTTCCAGATGAGACCGTGCCCCTCGGAACGGAAGTGTGGCGCGTGCATGGCGCGGGCTACGGGCCGTGGTTTTTCGGCGAAACTCAGCGGTTCAGTCTGCAGAGTCCGAACGGGACCTGTCACGTGGCGCTGAACTCGAATACGGCGGTCCTGGAAACGGTGGTGAGAGGCGCGCGGGCGGTGGCGCTCATCGATCTCCAGACTCGTCGCATTCGCAGACTTAGACTGCCGCGCGCGTTTCGTGTCGCGAACTTTTTTGATCCGCTGGCGACGGGCTGGGGAGTGACGCGCCGGTTTGGAACCGACTTTCCCTATGATCGTTGTCAGGGCTGGGCTAGTGCCTTCAAGACAGACGGTTTTGGAGGCATCCGGTTCTGGGCCAACCATGACGTGACCGACGCTGGCGTGTCGCTTGCGCTCTTCGGTCCTGTAGGGGAGCGCAAAGGCTGGGCACGGGGCACCGCCGAGCGACTTGATTCCGCATACTGGCTCGACGTTTTGCGTTCGGAACTGGGCATTGGGGTCTTCGACACCCACAGCACCGGACTTACGTTCGGACCGCTTAACTGA
- a CDS encoding ABC transporter permease, which translates to MIRFVVRRLLQMCVVVLVLSMLVFAWLRSLPGGPVSAILGERQTPERRAALEAALGLDQPIPVQYLRFLERAVQGNFGVSTKVLPGEDAFQVFLDRLPATIELSFFAMVLAIALGIPLGYVAARRRGSITDTGAVIFSLVGVAVPVFFTAFLLKYFFAVEWNLLPVSGRQSTGLDATRITGMFVLDGVLTREWDASWDALKHLILPALALATIPFAVIFRITRAAVLDVLDEDYVRTAEAKGLTAKVIRSRHVLRNAMLPVVTTIGLQIGGLLAGAVLTETVFSFRGVGDALATAFRDKDYPVLQVLILAAAVIYVLVNLLVDIAYAIIDPRIRTR; encoded by the coding sequence GTGATCCGCTTCGTCGTACGACGACTGCTCCAGATGTGCGTGGTCGTGCTGGTCCTGTCGATGCTCGTCTTCGCCTGGCTGCGCTCGCTGCCGGGCGGGCCCGTGTCGGCCATCCTGGGGGAGCGCCAGACCCCGGAGCGCCGGGCCGCCCTCGAGGCGGCGCTCGGCCTCGACCAGCCGATCCCCGTGCAGTACCTCCGCTTCCTCGAGCGCGCCGTGCAGGGCAACTTCGGCGTCTCCACCAAGGTGCTGCCCGGCGAGGACGCGTTCCAGGTGTTCCTCGACCGGCTGCCGGCCACGATCGAGCTGTCGTTCTTCGCGATGGTGCTCGCGATCGCGCTCGGCATCCCGCTGGGGTACGTCGCCGCCCGCCGGCGCGGGTCGATCACCGACACCGGAGCGGTGATCTTCTCGCTCGTCGGGGTGGCGGTCCCCGTCTTCTTCACCGCGTTCCTGCTCAAGTACTTCTTCGCGGTCGAGTGGAACCTCCTGCCGGTCTCCGGACGGCAGAGCACCGGTCTCGACGCGACGCGCATCACCGGCATGTTCGTCCTCGACGGCGTCCTCACCCGCGAGTGGGACGCCTCCTGGGACGCCCTCAAGCACCTGATCCTCCCGGCGCTCGCCCTGGCGACGATCCCGTTCGCGGTGATCTTCCGGATCACCCGGGCCGCGGTGCTCGACGTGCTCGACGAGGACTACGTGCGCACCGCGGAGGCCAAGGGCCTCACCGCGAAGGTGATCCGCTCCCGCCACGTGCTGCGCAACGCCATGCTCCCCGTCGTCACCACGATCGGCCTCCAGATCGGCGGCCTGCTCGCCGGGGCCGTGCTCACCGAGACCGTCTTCTCCTTCCGCGGCGTCGGTGACGCGCTCGCCACCGCGTTCCGCGATAAGGACTACCCCGTGCTGCAGGTGCTGATCCTCGCGGCCGCGGTCATCTACGTCCTGGTCAACCTGCTGGTCGACATCGCCTACGCGATCATCGACCCCCGGATCCGGACGAGGTGA
- a CDS encoding ABC transporter permease, whose protein sequence is MTEPTTDKPGRPSYARMRKDRIDALALAGTVDEEPGVSLIRSAWKRLRRNPVFLIGAAITTAFIVLAIISPWIAPWDVTARPLLDQVRPQTNPVPGPEAGHLLGGDDRGRDLFSRLLVGSRQTLIVGVFATLFGLLGGLTLGTVAGAVGGWVDSLVMRIVDVMLSIPSLLLAFTIASLAREPSQWTLIVAIAVIQVPIFARLLRGSMLAQRSSDHVLAARSLGVRPRAIVFRHMLPNSLGPVIVQATLSLAVAIIDAAALSFLGLGNPDQRQPEWGQMLGLAQKYISEAPHLAFYPAGCIIVVALGFTLMGESLREALDPKTRR, encoded by the coding sequence GTGACCGAACCCACCACCGACAAGCCCGGCCGGCCGTCGTACGCCCGCATGCGCAAGGACCGCATCGACGCGCTCGCCCTCGCCGGCACCGTCGACGAGGAGCCCGGGGTCTCGCTGATCCGCAGCGCCTGGAAGCGGCTGCGTCGCAACCCGGTCTTCCTCATCGGCGCCGCCATCACGACGGCCTTCATCGTGCTCGCGATCATCTCGCCGTGGATCGCGCCGTGGGACGTCACCGCACGCCCCCTCCTCGACCAGGTCCGCCCGCAGACCAACCCGGTGCCCGGACCCGAGGCCGGGCACCTGCTCGGCGGCGACGACCGGGGGCGCGACCTGTTCTCGCGCCTGCTCGTCGGGAGCCGGCAGACACTGATCGTCGGAGTCTTCGCCACGCTCTTCGGCCTGCTCGGAGGCCTGACCCTCGGCACCGTCGCCGGCGCGGTCGGCGGCTGGGTCGACTCGCTGGTGATGCGCATCGTCGACGTGATGCTCTCCATCCCGTCGCTGCTGCTGGCCTTCACCATCGCCTCGCTCGCCCGCGAGCCCAGCCAGTGGACGCTCATCGTCGCGATCGCGGTGATCCAGGTGCCGATCTTCGCCCGGTTGCTGCGCGGGTCGATGCTCGCCCAGCGCTCGAGCGACCACGTGCTGGCCGCCCGCTCCCTCGGCGTACGACCTCGCGCGATCGTGTTCCGCCACATGCTGCCCAACTCGCTCGGGCCGGTGATCGTGCAGGCGACGCTCTCGCTCGCCGTCGCGATCATCGACGCCGCGGCCCTGTCGTTCCTCGGCCTCGGCAACCCCGACCAGAGACAACCCGAATGGGGACAGATGCTCGGCCTGGCCCAGAAGTACATCTCCGAGGCACCGCACCTCGCGTTCTACCCGGCCGGCTGCATCATCGTCGTCGCGCTGGGGTTCACGCTGATGGGCGAGTCGCTCCGCGAGGCCCTCGACCCGAAGACGAGGAGGTGA
- a CDS encoding ABC transporter substrate-binding protein: protein MFDPFYATDGETFRVTRQIFEGLVGIEPGTAEIVPELATEWTPNDDGTEWTFTLRDDVKFQDGTDFNADAVCANFERMFDQNEAGQTAGEYWGYVMGSFKNDAENSLYQGCEATGDYEATISISGPTSGFPTMLSLASLSMQSPTAMEEGDANGIAAEGEGFSFPDYADNPVGTGPFTFGDYDEANGTITLERNDDYYGEKAGVSELVFRVIPDESTRRQELEAGSINGYDLPNPVDWQGLEDDGNSVEIRDAFNILYLGFNLDGANSQLKDPQVRQALYHALNRDQLVQTQLPEGATVATQFMPDTVSGYNTSLEPYAYDPDEAKRLLAEAGAEGMELTFAYPTEVSRPYMPDPEKIYEALRTDLEAVGIKVNVKTASWNGGYLDNVTAGRYDAYILGWTGDYDSPYNFIGTFFGNLKENDFGTKGMPWGKQLADDLKSADAVVDEDERAAAFEEINQQIMENYLPGLPISHSPPALVVGPGVDGVVPSPLTAEEFDSVTVDSGQ from the coding sequence ATGTTCGACCCGTTCTACGCCACCGACGGCGAGACCTTCCGGGTCACCCGCCAGATCTTCGAGGGCCTCGTCGGCATCGAGCCCGGCACCGCCGAGATCGTGCCCGAGCTGGCGACCGAGTGGACGCCCAACGACGACGGCACCGAGTGGACCTTCACGTTGCGCGACGACGTGAAGTTCCAGGACGGCACGGACTTCAACGCCGACGCCGTCTGCGCGAACTTCGAGCGGATGTTCGACCAGAACGAGGCCGGCCAGACCGCCGGTGAGTACTGGGGCTACGTGATGGGCTCGTTCAAGAACGACGCCGAGAACTCGCTCTACCAGGGCTGCGAGGCCACGGGCGACTACGAGGCCACCATCTCGATCAGCGGCCCGACGTCCGGCTTCCCGACGATGCTGTCGCTGGCGTCGCTGTCGATGCAGTCGCCCACCGCGATGGAGGAGGGCGACGCCAACGGCATCGCCGCCGAGGGTGAGGGCTTCAGCTTCCCCGACTACGCCGACAACCCGGTCGGCACCGGCCCCTTTACCTTCGGTGACTACGACGAGGCCAACGGCACGATCACCCTCGAGCGCAACGACGACTACTACGGCGAGAAGGCCGGGGTCAGCGAGCTCGTCTTCCGCGTGATCCCCGACGAGAGCACGCGTCGCCAGGAGCTCGAGGCCGGCAGCATCAACGGCTACGACCTCCCGAACCCGGTCGACTGGCAGGGGCTCGAGGACGACGGCAACAGCGTCGAGATCCGCGACGCGTTCAACATCCTCTACCTCGGCTTCAACCTCGACGGCGCGAACTCGCAGCTGAAGGACCCCCAGGTCCGCCAGGCGCTCTACCACGCGCTCAACCGCGACCAGCTGGTGCAGACCCAGCTGCCCGAGGGCGCCACGGTGGCCACGCAGTTCATGCCCGACACGGTCAGCGGCTACAACACCAGCCTCGAGCCGTACGCCTACGACCCCGACGAGGCCAAGCGGCTGCTCGCCGAGGCCGGCGCCGAGGGCATGGAGCTCACCTTCGCCTACCCGACCGAGGTGAGCCGGCCCTACATGCCGGACCCGGAGAAGATCTACGAGGCGCTGCGCACCGACCTCGAGGCCGTCGGCATCAAGGTCAACGTGAAGACCGCGTCCTGGAACGGTGGCTACCTCGACAACGTGACCGCAGGTCGCTACGACGCGTACATCCTCGGCTGGACCGGTGACTACGACTCGCCCTACAACTTCATCGGGACGTTCTTCGGCAACCTGAAGGAGAACGACTTCGGCACCAAGGGCATGCCGTGGGGCAAGCAGCTGGCCGACGACCTCAAGTCGGCGGACGCCGTCGTCGACGAGGACGAGCGCGCCGCGGCGTTCGAGGAGATCAACCAGCAGATCATGGAGAACTACCTCCCGGGCCTGCCGATCAGCCACTCGCCGCCGGCGCTCGTCGTCGGCCCGGGCGTCGACGGCGTCGTGCCGAGCCCGCTGACCGCGGAGGAGTTCGACTCGGTCACCGTCGACAGCGGGCAGTAG
- a CDS encoding type IV secretory system conjugative DNA transfer family protein: protein MAKVEPKDVAVGTDDGAWRPQASGVRVLVAHLTGPSVNSHVWANLLSRADEHGHTPLEASIQSTFEQYVAADERRRALTVESVLRTAFSLNAHIVVFSGATLTKEARDIVSRYSARLSAIFLSETGDSRLSVSLMSPFDNHSRAAVSVRESFTFQPTLEESGDSKELTVSSTYDIDGRELRELNVAGVGIEIPHSSLGDTATLLSVSSGSDASRASEIWRGYWLYPEIDFRAEELRSLLDDLNRVDDPDDFLLNLVDRVNYEKFSLRESRAYEDALNLVTRGSRSTAEAVILPESVPSSGALGYDYLRMCLGQVQSAIANTEAMGEQGQREDLQTLWDHIAAELKSLSGDVPTRKMRYEDRPGSHEDSTSRSGTHTVFSAVLSTYSNEKLEEAFTRQGRLLAVVSRMTQSRLKLTYRILSTRGFSVGLTPVVQVRCVVEDATAVEAAALRTSVGELVHAAFVGLYGISFSFDSEESSGNGDPLLWRSGRYSSSLSGNGGDTIRGFPDWAYLVDYLCSLDSPTVLELSVRPTSATGAIEGAALQPEAVEFAARESIVKSIRSSGVADRAIDVQVAASSDDPLPSALLEFIAVEVGGGSDAIFETDLNGWIPTTIGRALQVFHPPFGRWYSISRSPAAYRRAAPQGEFPPSGMPLGRADVSHPKGTKKVEVRIPDSDRLRHAYVIGRTGSGKTNLLRGMASHELRSPSTGMAVIDPHGDLASHVLNSLPEGRRDQLQLMNFDDPDIVPVLNPLLGVGDDPLRKSQVVQEVLELLKGRVYHEFSGPRFDAIVRLLLDTMLDSNYPYTPSLVDAGLLLTDDTAQKGVRKSITDHDLLARWKSHDSLKRGTDYPDLISWVVSKFDDLRNDSTLRALLGGSRNTIDVDRLANENGVLVVSIPESVVGSRTAEFIGSMVLMRLRAALLSPGRRTSHVAPFFVYVDEFQKFANADFETFLAEARKFGVGLVMAHQNIAQLRMFSANTGMTSENLIDSILGNVGTLAVFPVNASDAQRLASQLDVDASDLTKLQRFHCVLRPTVSGVALPSFTIRTEYSQPALDPRLLDETRQYLVSRDLVVRRVDAEREVQERHHDLLQDSTVERAKVSSGADRTRGSSFLDEWLKKRERVAPTADGDVAVQATAGSKVAAPAAAPPPRNWSDVIGPVATANEVAGHIGMSLEALTDLARRGGLLVLETSDGMSVLPTSHVMNSRIVAGLSVVVRTVSASPFSTWTQAAWLASPSVALGGASPIDWLRDGGDLEVVVNAAHAYAEESW, encoded by the coding sequence ATGGCCAAGGTAGAGCCGAAAGACGTCGCCGTAGGAACTGACGACGGCGCATGGCGCCCACAAGCAAGCGGCGTTCGTGTCCTCGTTGCACATCTAACTGGGCCGAGCGTCAACTCTCACGTATGGGCGAATCTTCTATCTCGGGCAGATGAACATGGCCATACCCCACTTGAGGCATCGATCCAGTCGACATTTGAACAGTATGTCGCTGCGGACGAACGTCGACGAGCGCTAACGGTCGAGTCGGTCCTGCGAACCGCATTCTCACTAAACGCGCATATCGTCGTATTTTCGGGAGCCACGCTCACGAAGGAGGCACGTGACATAGTCAGTCGCTACTCGGCAAGGCTGAGCGCGATCTTCCTCTCCGAAACCGGCGATTCGAGGCTAAGTGTCAGCCTAATGTCGCCCTTCGACAATCACAGTCGGGCCGCAGTAAGTGTTCGGGAAAGTTTTACGTTTCAACCGACGCTAGAAGAGAGCGGTGATTCCAAGGAACTGACAGTCAGTTCGACCTACGACATCGATGGGCGCGAGTTGCGTGAACTCAATGTAGCTGGAGTCGGCATCGAGATACCACACAGTTCTCTTGGGGACACAGCAACGCTACTGTCTGTGAGTTCTGGGTCAGATGCCTCTCGAGCGAGTGAGATATGGCGCGGCTACTGGCTTTACCCCGAGATTGATTTCCGCGCCGAGGAACTCCGGTCTCTCTTGGACGACTTAAATCGCGTCGACGATCCGGATGACTTCCTTCTCAACCTTGTCGACCGAGTCAATTATGAGAAGTTTTCCTTGCGCGAGAGTCGGGCATACGAAGATGCATTAAATCTTGTCACTCGAGGTTCGAGATCAACTGCCGAAGCGGTAATCCTCCCTGAGTCGGTGCCATCCTCAGGCGCTTTAGGATATGACTACCTCAGGATGTGCCTCGGTCAGGTTCAATCAGCGATTGCAAACACTGAGGCGATGGGAGAGCAAGGGCAGCGAGAAGACCTCCAAACATTGTGGGATCACATTGCCGCGGAACTGAAATCGCTCTCTGGTGATGTGCCTACGCGAAAGATGCGCTACGAGGATCGACCAGGGTCGCATGAAGATTCGACCTCTCGAAGTGGGACCCACACCGTGTTTAGTGCTGTTCTTTCGACGTATAGCAATGAAAAACTTGAAGAAGCCTTCACACGCCAAGGTAGGCTATTGGCAGTTGTGAGCCGTATGACTCAGTCTCGCCTGAAACTTACCTATCGCATCCTGAGCACTCGAGGATTTAGCGTGGGCCTGACCCCCGTGGTGCAGGTTCGCTGTGTTGTGGAAGATGCCACCGCCGTCGAGGCGGCAGCACTGCGCACGTCGGTGGGGGAGTTGGTTCACGCCGCCTTCGTTGGCCTATATGGGATAAGTTTCAGTTTTGACTCCGAGGAAAGCTCAGGTAATGGAGATCCGCTCCTGTGGCGCTCGGGAAGGTATTCATCGTCTCTTTCAGGCAACGGTGGAGACACGATCAGAGGCTTCCCAGATTGGGCGTACCTGGTCGACTACCTCTGCTCTTTGGACTCTCCCACTGTTCTCGAGTTGAGCGTGCGCCCAACCTCCGCGACTGGGGCTATCGAAGGTGCTGCGCTGCAGCCTGAGGCCGTCGAGTTTGCAGCTCGGGAGTCGATCGTCAAGAGCATTCGATCGAGTGGCGTCGCAGATCGAGCTATCGATGTTCAGGTTGCAGCGTCATCAGACGATCCGCTGCCGTCTGCCCTGCTTGAATTCATTGCGGTCGAGGTCGGAGGTGGCAGTGATGCGATATTCGAGACCGACTTGAACGGTTGGATTCCAACCACGATTGGGAGGGCTCTGCAAGTCTTCCATCCTCCATTCGGTAGGTGGTATAGCATTTCTCGTTCGCCCGCTGCGTACCGCAGAGCTGCGCCGCAGGGCGAATTTCCCCCAAGCGGCATGCCGCTCGGTCGGGCGGACGTGTCGCATCCAAAGGGGACGAAGAAGGTCGAAGTCCGAATTCCAGACTCGGACCGCCTGCGGCACGCCTACGTCATCGGACGGACGGGCTCAGGAAAGACAAACCTTTTGCGTGGCATGGCTAGCCATGAACTACGCAGCCCGAGTACCGGGATGGCGGTCATTGACCCTCATGGCGATCTTGCATCCCATGTGCTGAATTCTCTGCCGGAGGGTCGGCGGGACCAGTTGCAACTAATGAACTTCGATGATCCGGACATCGTGCCGGTGCTAAACCCGTTGCTCGGAGTGGGAGATGACCCGCTTCGGAAGTCCCAGGTCGTGCAAGAGGTACTCGAGTTGCTCAAGGGTCGCGTTTACCACGAGTTTTCTGGTCCGCGCTTTGACGCCATAGTTCGGCTCCTTCTCGATACGATGCTTGACTCCAATTATCCGTATACCCCTTCACTGGTGGACGCGGGACTTCTCTTGACGGACGACACCGCGCAGAAGGGCGTTCGGAAGTCGATAACCGATCATGATCTGCTCGCTCGCTGGAAGTCGCATGACTCTCTGAAGAGGGGGACTGACTATCCAGATCTGATTTCGTGGGTCGTCTCCAAGTTTGATGACCTACGCAATGATTCGACGCTGCGTGCGCTGCTAGGCGGAAGCCGAAACACGATTGATGTCGACCGTTTAGCAAATGAAAATGGCGTCCTAGTGGTTTCGATCCCAGAATCGGTCGTGGGTTCGCGTACGGCTGAATTTATTGGATCCATGGTGCTGATGAGATTGCGGGCAGCCTTGCTGTCACCCGGTCGGCGGACATCCCACGTAGCGCCCTTCTTCGTCTACGTCGACGAGTTTCAGAAGTTCGCCAACGCTGATTTTGAGACTTTTCTGGCGGAAGCTCGAAAGTTTGGTGTTGGCCTTGTTATGGCCCACCAGAACATCGCGCAGTTGAGAATGTTTTCCGCGAACACCGGAATGACGTCGGAGAACCTTATTGACTCTATTCTAGGGAATGTCGGTACGCTGGCAGTTTTTCCAGTCAATGCTTCCGATGCGCAACGACTAGCTAGCCAACTTGACGTTGACGCGAGCGATCTTACGAAGTTGCAAAGGTTCCACTGCGTATTGCGCCCCACCGTTTCAGGCGTTGCGCTGCCCAGTTTTACTATTCGCACCGAGTATTCGCAGCCTGCCCTAGACCCTCGTCTACTCGACGAGACTCGGCAGTATCTCGTAAGTCGCGACCTCGTCGTGCGGCGAGTGGATGCGGAAAGAGAGGTGCAAGAGCGCCATCATGATCTGCTTCAAGATTCGACAGTCGAGCGCGCAAAGGTGTCATCGGGCGCTGATCGGACTCGGGGTAGCAGTTTCCTAGACGAATGGCTAAAGAAGCGCGAACGGGTAGCGCCCACCGCAGACGGCGACGTTGCAGTGCAAGCGACGGCAGGATCGAAGGTCGCCGCGCCCGCAGCGGCGCCTCCCCCCCGCAACTGGTCCGACGTGATTGGTCCGGTTGCCACCGCCAATGAAGTTGCTGGTCACATTGGCATGAGTCTCGAGGCTCTCACGGACCTGGCAAGGCGGGGCGGACTACTTGTTCTTGAGACCTCGGACGGGATGTCAGTTCTGCCGACGAGCCACGTGATGAACTCAAGAATCGTGGCAGGTTTGTCAGTGGTGGTGAGGACCGTGAGTGCGTCGCCATTCTCTACGTGGACGCAGGCCGCGTGGTTGGCATCTCCGTCAGTCGCATTGGGCGGAGCGAGCCCGATTGATTGGCTCCGGGATGGTGGCGATTTGGAGGTTGTCGTCAATGCGGCGCATGCATATGCCGAGGAGTCATGGTGA